The nucleotide window CGATGATCGCCACATCGCACGCGCCGCTCGCACCTGGCGCCGAACCGGCGATCGCGCCGAGCGGCTCCAACCGGATCGTGACATCCGCCCCGGTCGCCACATCATTGGCCGTACCGCGGCCGATGTCGCCCGGCGCGTCGACGTGCAAGTCATAGCGCCCGCGGCGCAACCGCGTCAGCTCGAACCGGCCCTGCGCGTCGGTGACGACCGGCGGCACGCGGCCGCCGTAGGGCGTCGGATTCCACCGACCGTTGCCCTTCGAGTACGCTACCAGACGCGCAACGACATAGACATCCGGTACTGCCGCGCCCTTCGTATCGACCACGCGGCCTGTGATGACGCCGTCCGCAGTCGTAACCTCGATGACTACATCTTCGAGTCGAGCCCCGGGCCCAAGGACATACCGCCGCGGGCGATTCGTTTGCGGGTCGAAACCGGAAGGGGCCCACCACCTCATACCCACAGCGTCGCCTACGACGAATGCATATTCGCCAGGCGACACGCTGTCGAACGCGAAAACGCCCTTGGCGTCGGTTAGGACTCCGTCGACGTTGTATGCGCGGCGCATGAGGCGAAACTGCAACTCGATGGCGCCAGGTACGTGTACTGGCTGCAGCATAACCGTCACACCGGGCACCGGGGCGCCGGTCTGGTCCACCACGCGCCCGCGCACCGACGCCCACTGCTGCAGCGGCACGACGACGTCGCGCGCCCCGCCGGGCGGTACGTCCACGGCCACCTCGCCGCCGGCGCCCGCGTCCGCGCGCGCGACCACGCGCCAGCGCCCCGGCGGCACCGGCGACAGCGCGAATCGCCCGTCCTCGCCGGTGCGCCGCGACACGAGCTGCTCGGCCAGCATCGCCGGCGCCAGTCCCTCGAACGTGAGCGACTCGTAGTCCGGCGCGAGCCCGACGATCGCGCGCCCCGGCGGGTCGACTCGCCCCTCGACGGTTGCACCCGGCGACACGCGAACCTCGACGCCGTCGACGTCGCCGGCTACTTCGACGTCGGCCCCCGTCGGCTCGAGCGATACCGACACCGCCTCCGCGAACAGCGTGTAGTGTCCGGCTGGCAGTCCAGACAACGTGAACCGGCCGTCCTCGCCCGTCGGCCCGACCTGCCCCCACTCACGCGTGTCGCCGTCGCGCATCGCGGACACCGTCGCTCCCGAAACGGGCGCCCCCGTGTCGGCGCGAACGATGCGACCGCTCACGGTATAGCCGCGCACCACCTGAATCACCACCCCGGTGGCGGTCTCGCCGATCGCCAGATCGACGTCGAGCGGCACGGCGGAGTTGTAGCCGCCGCCTTGCGCGTACAGCGCGTAGCCGCCCGCCCGCAGCCCGTCGAGCCGGAACTGCCCGCCCGCACCCGCCACCGCGCGCACCGCCTGTTCCGGTGGCTCGTACTCCCCGGCAGCCGTTGCCGATGCGCCGCGCGGCTGCGCGACGACTTCGACCCCGGCCGCCGGCCGGCCCGTGTCGCGCACCACCACCCGACCCTCGATCGCACACGCGGGCCACAGCGCAAAGTCCATCGCCGCGTCGCGGCGCTCGACGCGCAGGTAGCGTCGCTCCGACACGTAGCCGTCGGCCCACGCCGCAAGCTCGTAGTGGCCGGGCGCCAGCGACAGCGCGTAGCGCCCCTGCCCGTCGGTCACCGCCGGCAGCGGCGCCGTACGGTCAAACTCGGCCCCCGACAGAATCGCCGGCTTCGCCGCCACCACCGCGCCCGCGACCGGGCC belongs to Deltaproteobacteria bacterium and includes:
- a CDS encoding carboxypeptidase regulatory-like domain-containing protein, with amino-acid sequence MRNRRLLGGVVGVAVVAAVAWWLLPSRESGDRRPAVRDVPATAGSAAERPRPPAPVAVDGVVVDARTSRPIAGAAVSLFRPRQTAPVVESSDGGGRWRFDAIEPGSYQLVVSAAGYAAAVMPLDVPATGVEIALEREDLATVSGVVSDVEGGPVAGAVVAAKPAILSGAEFDRTAPLPAVTDGQGRYALSLAPGHYELAAWADGYVSERRYLRVERRDAAMDFALWPACAIEGRVVVRDTGRPAAGVEVVAQPRGASATAAGEYEPPEQAVRAVAGAGGQFRLDGLRAGGYALYAQGGGYNSAVPLDVDLAIGETATGVVIQVVRGYTVSGRIVRADTGAPVSGATVSAMRDGDTREWGQVGPTGEDGRFTLSGLPAGHYTLFAEAVSVSLEPTGADVEVAGDVDGVEVRVSPGATVEGRVDPPGRAIVGLAPDYESLTFEGLAPAMLAEQLVSRRTGEDGRFALSPVPPGRWRVVARADAGAGGEVAVDVPPGGARDVVVPLQQWASVRGRVVDQTGAPVPGVTVMLQPVHVPGAIELQFRLMRRAYNVDGVLTDAKGVFAFDSVSPGEYAFVVGDAVGMRWWAPSGFDPQTNRPRRYVLGPGARLEDVVIEVTTADGVITGRVVDTKGAAVPDVYVVARLVAYSKGNGRWNPTPYGGRVPPVVTDAQGRFELTRLRRGRYDLHVDAPGDIGRGTANDVATGADVTIRLEPLGAIAGSAPGASGACDVAIIGPTQRVLATAEPACGFRAGRLSPGTYRVILSSNTGIGTAQVDVAAGDVARVDLPIRPWARVIGRVVERDGGRPVGGVRIAAVPEDEFLRDAVVKQIVLGLLPVTGDDGRFAVERVAPGAIDLWVIGDAGVLDPLLRQRVDTRPGATTDAGDLAVARGDSAR